A stretch of the Ostrea edulis chromosome 9, xbOstEdul1.1, whole genome shotgun sequence genome encodes the following:
- the LOC125659670 gene encoding splicing factor 3A subunit 1-like, with protein MPPVTMKLPTENQNKTDEELAVAKPVIGIIYPPPEVRNIVDKTASFVARNGPEFESRIRKNEMNNAKFNFLNPSDPYHAYYQHKVREFKEGRGSEPVAPKPVPGAPFSQKPAEQAKIIQEIIIPKEPPPEFEFIADPPSISAFDLDVVKLTAQFVARNGRQFLTNLMNREQRNYQFDFLRPQHSLFNYFTKLVEQYTKILIPPKDLLDKLQKESFDYKDVLNQVKYRVEWQRHQDREKRKEEEAIERERVAYAQIDWHDFVVVETVDFQPNESGNLPPPTTPGEVGARMLVQERMQRGEVDADEMEVESDEDDDESDEEERVTSKAIEHANMQIQDMEEGSDEEMPIQRKAPNPPQQPPPPPGPPPPSDHLPPLPPTPDQVIIRKNYDPKARSVHPETGAEQYMVSPITGEKILASKVQEHMRIGLLDPMWIKERQKVMKEKQEQEDVYAPGTSIEMSLKGLAERRTDIFGVGIEETQIGKKIGEEETKEPKKVVWDGHTASMEKVTQKARENISIEEQIKTIHKVKGFMQDEEKEKIGPNIPKNPPPPPKNAPPPPPMSKQSKPPPPPPHSSAQLNPAPLMSQTVPQRPLMVLPPRPPMPIVRMQQPMPVASHQFMPGPPQPPGFPPHMMSAPAAPPPGIPPPPQDDEPPAKKQKTEDQLIPEDVFLARNKGPVTFKVSVPKVEDKPEWNLKGQTVSFTLPLTDTISVMKAKLNESLGIPAGKQKLQYEGIFVKDSNSLAYYNVIQGGTIALQLKERGGRKK; from the exons ATGCCTCCGGTAACAATGAAGTTACCCACGGAGAATCAGAACAAGACGGATGAAGAGCTTGCAGTAGCTAAACCTGTGATTGGGATCATCTATCCACCGCCAGAAGTAAGGA ACATTGTAGACAAGACGGCCAGTTTTGTCGCTAGGAATGGACCGGAATTCGAAAGTCGAATTCGTAAGAATGAAATGAACAATGCCAAGTTTAACTTTCTGAATCCCTCGGACCCTTACCATGCTTACTATCAGCATAAAGTCAGAGAATTCAAGGAGGGACGTG gATCAGAACCAGTGGCACCAAAG CCAGTACCGGGTGCACCTTTTTCACAGAAGCCAGCTGAACAGGCTAAAATAATACAAGAAATAATTATCCCTAAGGAGCCCCCGCCAGAATTTGAGTTTATTGCTGATCCACCGTCCATATCGGCATTTGATTT AGATGTAGTGAAATTGACAGCACAGTTTGTGGCCAGAAATGGACGACAGTTTCTGACCAACTTAATGAATCGAGAGCAACGTAACTATCAGTTCGATTTTCTGCGGCCCCAGCATAGCTTGTTCAATTATTTCACTAAGCTAGTGGAACAGTATACTAAG ATCCTCATTCCCCCAAAGGACCTGTTGGATAAATTACAGAAGGAGTCATTTGATTACAAAGAT GTCTTGAATCAAGTGAAATACAGAGTGGAATGGCAGCGACATCAGGACCGGGAGAAGAGGAAGGAAGAGGAAGCCATTGAACGGGAAAGAG tGGCCTATGCTCAGATTGATTGGCATGACTTTGTTGTCGTGGAAACTGTCGACTTTCAACCAAATGAGAGTG GAAACCTTCCCCCACCCACTACGCCAGGGGAAGTCGGAGCACGAATGTTGGTTCAGGAGAGAATGCAGAGAGGAGAA GTTGATGCAGATGAGATGGAAGTAGAGTCTGATGAAGATGATGATGAGTCTGATGAGgaagagagagtaacatcaaaGGCCATAGAGCATGCCAACATGCAGATACAG GATATGGAGGAAGGTTCTGATGAGGAGATGCCCATACAGAGGAAGGCACCCAATCCCCCTCAACAGCCTCCTCCCCCACCAggccccccacccccctcagATCATCTTCCGCCCCTCCCTCCAACCCCAGACCAGGTCATCATCCGCAAAAATTATGATCCCAAAG CCCGTTCTGTTCATCCCGAAACTGGCGCTGAGCAGTATATGGTGTCCCCAATCACTGGGGAGAAGATCCTGGCCAGCAAAGTCCAGGAGCACATGAGAATCG GTTTGCTGGATCCCATGTGGATAAAGGAGAGACAGAAAGTGATGAAGGAGAAACAGGAACAGGAGGATGTATACGCCCCGGGAACCTCCATTGAGATGAGTCTGAAGGGCCTGGCCGAGAGACGTACCGACATCTTCGGTGTGGGCATTGAGGAAACACAGATTGGTAAAAAG ATTGGAGAAGAGGAGACCAAAGAGCCCAAGAAAGTTGTTTGGGATGGACACACAGCCTCCATGGAGAAAGTGACTCAGAAGGCCCGAGAAAACATCTCTATTGAAGAGCAAATCAAGACTATCCACAAAGTGAAGGGATTCAT GCAAGATGAGGAGAAAGAGAAGATTGGTCCGAATATTCCTAAGAATCCCCCACCACCCCCTAAAAATGCACCGCCACCCCCACCTATGTCTAAGCAGTCCAAGCCACCACCTCCACCTCCTCATTCATCTGCACAACTCAACCCAGCCCCTCTCATGTCACAGACAGTGCCCCAGAGACCACTGATGGTTCTACCACCAAGGCCCCCAATGCCAATTGTTC GAATGCAGCAGCCAATGCCGGTAGCATCCCATCAGTTTATGCCAGGACCTCCTCAACCCCCGGGATTCCCTCCCCACATGATGTCAGCTCCAGCAGCCCCTCCCCCAGGaattcccccacccccacaGGATGACGAGCCACCAGCCAAGAAACAGAAGACAGAAGATCAGCTGATTCCAGAGGATGTCTTCTTGGCTAGAAACAAG ggacctgtgacattcaaaGTATCAGTACCCAAAGTGGAGGATAAACCAGAATGGAATCTTAAAGGACAGACTGTGTCCTTCACCCTGCCTCTTACAGACACG ATCTCTGTAATGAAAGCCAAGTTGAATGAAAGCCTGGGTATTCCAGCTGGTAAACAGAAACTGCAGTACGAA GGTATTTTTGTGAAAGATTCAAACTCTCTGGCCTACTACAATGTAATCCAAGGTGGTACTATTGCTCTGCAACTGAAGGAGAGAGGAGGAAGGAAGAAGTAG
- the LOC125659672 gene encoding uncharacterized protein LOC125659672: MPFNTDFSLSVLVGNTVLPEYFHNGVNYVECDLCSPVSFKQRTEERVGDEIEIQDQPVTPFSVCISVKPSPSSHEHHYYRLLIDGQKVTSRSIEQGRNKIIKGFRDGISLREFLFSMPSLKQTQSRTGTSDRVGWIDVECWNARLKKTKRAVRTRHLNFTSGSKSESLRVTQGKYMMATTKAGRVLELKNAYRSTDYWDLISLRSKLSIKYVAAQDLRDMGVTVIPIPYPVSTNSMRGRVLKQDLDLSQGLAGTCYDPQRTDRPGNSRNMIADPNSVVILDKSPDPGNLDDLKVEVEVKSQSIETSSETMNVKKEVTSLGTSLVIDLCDLDEETDVADYNVIELD; encoded by the exons ATGCCTTTCAATACGGATTTCTCTCTAAGTGTTTTGGTGGGGAACACCGTTCTACCGGAGTACTTCCATAACGGAGTGAATTACGTGGAGTGTGACCTGTGCTCCCCCGTTAGCTTTAAACAGAGGACAGAGGAGAGGGTGGGAGATGAGATCGAGATCCAG GACCAACCAGTGACACCATTTTCCGTTTGTATCTCGGTCAAGCCTAGTCCTAGTTCCCACGAACATCACTACTACCGCCTGTTAATCGATGGCCAGAAAGTGACGTCAAGGAGTATCGAACAAGGGAGGAACAA GATTATCAAGGGATTCCGTGATGGGATATCCTTGAGagagtttttgttttcaatgccGAGTCTGAAACAAACTCAG TCCCGGACTGGAACATCAGATCGTGTGGGGTGGATCGATGTGGAGTGTTGGAATGCCAGGTTGAAGAAGACAAAGCGAGCAGTTAGAACTCGGCATCTGAACTTCACATCAGGCTCCAAAAGTGAAAGTTTAAGGGTCACACAGG gaaaatatatGATGGCTACCACAAAAGCTGGTCGTGTCCTGGAGCTGAAGAATGCTTATCGATCAACAGACTACTGGGATCTGATCTCACTTCGCAGTAAACTCTCAATAAAGTATGTCGCTGCTCAAGATCTAAGGGATATGGGCGTGACTGTGATCCCCATTCCTTACCCAGTCTCCACTAACTCCATGCGAGGGAGAGTCCTCAAACAGGATCTTGATTTATCTCAAGGATTAGCAGGAACATGTTATGACCCCCAGAGAACTGACAGACCAGGCAACAGCAGGAATATGATTGCTGATCCGAACAGTGTTGTCATTCTCGATAAAAGCCCTGATCCGGGGAATCTGGACGATTTGAAAGTAGAAGTAGAGGTCAAATCACAGAGCATTGAGACTTCGTCGGAGACTATGAATGTGAAGAAGGAGGTGACATCTTTGGGGACCAGTTTAGTGATTGATTTGTGTGACCTGGATGAGGAAACAGACGTGGCAGATTACAATGTTATTGAATTGGATTAG